The Metabacillus sediminilitoris genome window below encodes:
- the odhB gene encoding 2-oxoglutarate dehydrogenase complex dihydrolipoyllysine-residue succinyltransferase, with protein MAEIKVPELAESITEGTIAQWLKQPGEKVEKGEYLLEVETDKVNVELTAEFSGVLKELFKESGDTVEVGETIGVIDENGESSAPASEQQNTKQAEPKAEEPVVQQSEVEKEQSHQRTIASPAARKLAREKGIDLQSVQTIDPLGRVRKQDVELHSAKPVQSEQAKPAAPAKQPAVQQEQPGKPVERIKMSRRRQTIANRLVEVQQTAAMLTTFNEVDMTAVMDVRKRRKDKFYEQHDVRLGFMSFFTKAVVSALKQYPLLNAEIQGNELVMKKFYDIGIAVSAPEGLVVPVVRDADRLNFAGIEGEILNLATKARDNKLSLSDLQGGTFTITNGGVFGSLLSTPILNGPQVGILGMHKIQLRPVAIDAERMENRPMMYIALSYDHRIVDGKEAVSFLATVKELLEDPESLLLEG; from the coding sequence CCGGGGGAAAAAGTTGAAAAAGGTGAATACCTTTTAGAAGTAGAAACTGATAAAGTTAATGTGGAGTTAACGGCAGAATTTTCAGGCGTTTTAAAAGAGCTATTCAAAGAGTCCGGAGATACTGTAGAAGTAGGAGAAACGATTGGTGTTATTGATGAAAATGGAGAGTCTTCAGCTCCTGCATCAGAGCAGCAAAATACAAAACAAGCAGAACCAAAGGCTGAAGAACCTGTTGTTCAGCAAAGTGAAGTTGAAAAAGAACAATCACATCAACGTACTATCGCTTCACCTGCGGCAAGAAAACTTGCTCGTGAGAAAGGGATCGACTTACAAAGTGTTCAAACAATTGATCCACTAGGACGTGTTCGTAAACAAGATGTTGAATTACATTCAGCAAAACCTGTTCAAAGCGAACAAGCTAAGCCTGCAGCACCTGCAAAGCAACCTGCTGTTCAACAAGAACAACCGGGTAAACCTGTTGAACGAATCAAAATGTCAAGACGCAGACAAACGATTGCTAATCGATTAGTTGAAGTTCAGCAAACAGCTGCAATGTTAACAACATTTAATGAAGTTGATATGACGGCAGTTATGGATGTTCGTAAACGTCGTAAAGACAAATTTTACGAACAACATGATGTTCGTTTAGGGTTTATGTCCTTCTTTACAAAAGCAGTAGTATCAGCATTAAAACAATATCCATTATTGAATGCTGAGATCCAAGGTAATGAACTTGTTATGAAGAAATTTTATGATATTGGTATTGCGGTATCAGCACCGGAAGGATTAGTTGTCCCTGTTGTCCGTGATGCTGACAGATTGAACTTTGCTGGGATCGAAGGCGAAATCTTAAACCTTGCTACTAAAGCTCGTGATAATAAACTAAGCTTATCAGATTTACAAGGTGGAACATTTACAATAACGAATGGCGGTGTTTTTGGTTCTTTACTTTCAACACCAATTTTAAATGGACCACAAGTAGGTATACTTGGAATGCATAAAATTCAACTTCGTCCTGTTGCAATTGATGCAGAAAGAATGGAAAATCGTCCTATGATGTACATTGCACTTTCTTATGATCACCGTATTGTTGACGGAAAAGAAGCTGTTAGTTTCTTAGCTACTGTGAAAGAGCTTCTTGAAGATCCAGAATCACTATTATTAGAAGGTTAA